A single genomic interval of Noviherbaspirillum saxi harbors:
- a CDS encoding monooxygenase, whose product MIIVFTTFTLPKPITREEARRIFLSTAPKYRGVQGLFSKHYVLSQDGATAGGVYLWNSRSEAEAMYTESWRSFVREKYGTDPTVTYFDSPVVVDNVAQQVLTDE is encoded by the coding sequence ATGATTATTGTCTTTACTACGTTCACCTTGCCAAAGCCGATCACTCGCGAGGAAGCTCGCCGCATCTTCCTGAGCACTGCGCCAAAGTATCGAGGCGTACAAGGTTTGTTTAGTAAGCATTACGTGCTCTCCCAAGACGGGGCAACAGCAGGTGGCGTCTACCTTTGGAATTCGAGGTCAGAGGCGGAAGCCATGTACACGGAGTCATGGCGTTCATTCGTCCGAGAGAAGTACGGCACTGATCCAACCGTCACCTACTTCGACAGTCCCGTGGTGGTCGACAACGTGGCTCAGCAGGTCCTTACCGACGAGTAG
- a CDS encoding tannase/feruloyl esterase family alpha/beta hydrolase, translating to MNLIHHDVKASHVASAIATLLYVASLSGCGSDTATTNTSLPDQTAGQTTLSCDDSIKTGFKPDANTTVLLVKAFKKGEPLLLTGSPTATTPTAANDLCLVKLNVGPGNPGPADAPSTSPGIGIEVWLPAKQNWNGRFHATGNGGFGGSTEGSITALSGIGAANDVRRASAIAGTEGAVTASENMGHTDPTGSGSWAMNPDGTINTVLWRDFSERSVHEMAVKAKALATAYYGSAPKYSYFDGASTGGRQALKAAQANPADFDGIISAVPAINWTKFTTAELYPQIVWQRDLVDKGIPIPTYEQQDLVSNAAINACDVVGEQHLGYILDQSQCGYDPTKDAKVLCPGVVGNGGVVGASTSPSCVNVAQAQAINKIWYGPTADGNVPAPAIDNGWNVTLSGAQKWYGLPRGTSLYQASFTKATGLPFGLANPNAAFSIGTDMVALELQNSKIAGPGLRNATGNGVNGWKSLSYSQFSNAFDQGVVLQPQFANINTDNPDLTAFKNRGGKILHYHGVNDELIFSQGSVNYYNRVLNQMGGMANVQNFYRFFLVPGNGHGSVNATSNEAATPPTFVPGQMYKLMTDWVEKGIVPDRINLNSLPGSPTPISQPICPYPQKATYRSGDPKQAASYTCS from the coding sequence ATGAACTTGATTCACCATGACGTCAAGGCTTCCCATGTCGCTTCGGCGATTGCGACGCTTCTGTACGTCGCCAGCTTGTCTGGCTGCGGCAGCGACACCGCCACCACCAACACTTCACTTCCCGACCAAACCGCCGGGCAAACTACCTTAAGCTGTGACGATTCCATCAAGACTGGGTTTAAGCCCGATGCCAATACCACAGTGTTGCTAGTAAAGGCGTTTAAAAAAGGGGAACCTCTGCTGCTCACCGGCTCACCAACCGCGACGACGCCGACCGCCGCCAATGATCTGTGCCTGGTCAAGCTTAACGTTGGCCCAGGTAATCCCGGCCCGGCCGACGCGCCATCGACATCGCCGGGTATTGGCATCGAGGTCTGGCTTCCCGCGAAACAAAACTGGAATGGCCGTTTTCATGCGACTGGTAATGGTGGTTTTGGGGGATCTACAGAAGGTTCGATAACAGCACTGAGCGGAATCGGTGCCGCGAACGATGTACGGAGAGCTTCAGCGATTGCCGGGACTGAAGGAGCTGTAACGGCGTCCGAGAATATGGGCCACACCGATCCAACGGGTAGCGGTTCATGGGCGATGAATCCGGATGGAACGATTAATACTGTCCTCTGGAGAGATTTCTCCGAGCGCAGCGTGCATGAAATGGCCGTCAAGGCGAAAGCGCTAGCTACCGCCTACTATGGTTCTGCACCGAAGTATTCGTATTTCGATGGTGCCTCCACAGGCGGCCGCCAAGCGCTGAAAGCAGCTCAGGCCAATCCGGCTGACTTCGATGGCATTATTTCCGCCGTCCCCGCGATCAACTGGACGAAGTTTACGACTGCCGAACTCTATCCCCAGATCGTCTGGCAGCGCGATCTGGTTGACAAGGGAATTCCTATTCCCACGTATGAACAACAAGACTTGGTATCCAACGCAGCCATCAATGCCTGCGATGTGGTCGGTGAACAGCACCTTGGCTATATCCTTGATCAATCACAGTGCGGGTACGATCCTACCAAGGATGCGAAAGTTCTTTGTCCGGGTGTAGTAGGTAATGGCGGTGTGGTGGGGGCCAGTACGTCACCGTCCTGCGTCAATGTCGCTCAAGCCCAGGCTATCAACAAGATCTGGTATGGCCCGACGGCGGACGGTAATGTTCCGGCCCCGGCAATTGACAACGGCTGGAATGTGACCCTTAGCGGAGCACAAAAATGGTATGGCTTGCCGCGGGGGACCTCTCTATATCAAGCGTCCTTCACCAAAGCTACTGGTCTGCCGTTTGGTTTGGCAAATCCAAATGCGGCATTCAGTATTGGAACAGATATGGTTGCACTGGAACTGCAAAACTCCAAGATTGCAGGACCAGGCTTACGCAACGCGACGGGCAATGGCGTAAACGGTTGGAAATCACTGTCATACTCTCAGTTTTCCAATGCATTCGACCAAGGTGTCGTGCTGCAGCCGCAATTCGCCAATATCAACACCGATAATCCTGATCTGACAGCGTTCAAGAATCGTGGCGGAAAGATTCTTCACTACCACGGCGTCAATGATGAGCTGATTTTCTCGCAAGGTTCAGTCAACTATTACAACCGGGTGTTGAATCAGATGGGTGGGATGGCTAATGTCCAAAACTTCTATCGCTTTTTTCTGGTGCCTGGCAACGGTCATGGCTCTGTAAATGCTACTTCGAATGAAGCTGCTACCCCGCCTACGTTCGTACCCGGACAAATGTATAAGCTCATGACGGATTGGGTGGAAAAAGGCATTGTTCCCGACCGTATTAATCTCAATTCGCTACCAGGAAGTCCGACGCCGATCAGTCAGCCAATCTGCCCGTACCCGCAGAAGGCCACCTACAGGAGCGGCGATCCGAAACAGGCGGCAAGTTATACCTGTTCTTGA
- a CDS encoding helix-turn-helix domain-containing protein has protein sequence MSIQQISALPNSPIQVMVEGKLVQLDEATKCAESVTPQPAQPWHGFPIEFLSGKAKSDQLPSMYHPDVFLWHGKVGCGMSRMTSGCYTYDAVTGPGDTLFVQENFEIDRSSFQTTDFAGIALAIRPAELNLLFPEEIKTLSLSGFQITKDKALDNLLSLMEMEIRNGCPSGRLYAESLSIALVTYLTQTYANGKPLKSIGNKLAGQNLQKVKSYVRENLANELSLHKLASLVNLSPYHFARLFKATIGMAPHSYVTEQRIQEAQRLLKSDRTIAEIAAVTGFASQAHMSDVFRRRFGVPPIKLRKQWNHS, from the coding sequence ATGTCAATCCAACAAATCAGTGCATTGCCGAATTCGCCCATCCAAGTCATGGTCGAAGGAAAGCTGGTGCAACTTGATGAGGCGACAAAGTGTGCAGAAAGTGTGACGCCGCAGCCTGCTCAGCCATGGCATGGGTTTCCGATTGAGTTTCTTTCAGGTAAAGCCAAAAGCGATCAACTTCCTTCCATGTACCATCCAGATGTATTCCTTTGGCATGGAAAAGTTGGATGCGGGATGAGCAGAATGACTTCTGGCTGCTACACCTACGACGCTGTGACTGGCCCTGGCGATACTTTATTCGTGCAAGAAAACTTCGAGATTGACCGATCAAGTTTTCAGACGACCGATTTTGCAGGCATAGCGTTAGCAATTCGACCGGCAGAGCTGAATCTGTTGTTTCCTGAGGAGATAAAAACGCTCAGCCTATCCGGTTTTCAGATCACCAAGGATAAGGCCCTCGACAACCTGTTATCCCTGATGGAGATGGAGATCCGGAATGGATGTCCTTCCGGCAGGCTTTACGCGGAAAGCCTGTCGATCGCTTTGGTCACGTATCTGACGCAGACTTATGCCAACGGCAAGCCGCTCAAAAGTATTGGCAACAAGCTGGCTGGGCAAAATCTACAGAAGGTGAAATCGTATGTCCGGGAAAATCTTGCAAACGAACTGAGTCTCCATAAACTGGCCAGTCTGGTAAATCTAAGTCCGTATCACTTTGCCCGGCTATTCAAAGCAACAATTGGAATGGCGCCGCACAGCTATGTGACGGAACAGCGCATTCAGGAGGCACAGCGCTTACTGAAATCAGATCGGACGATAGCAGAAATTGCCGCCGTAACTGGCTTTGCTTCGCAAGCTCATATGTCAGATGTGTTCCGCCGCCGATTTGGCGTCCCGCCGATCAAATTGCGTAAGCAATGGAACCATAGTTAA
- a CDS encoding DUF4197 domain-containing protein gives MSMLPPAKSLLFMLCLFASSAMAISLDDLSNQDATNGLKAALEKGSLAAVAKLGVHNGFLNNDKVKIQLPPILEQARPLLKMTGRGQQLDELVVSMNHAAEAAVPMAKPLLLNAVRSMSVADAKQILTGGDTSVTNFFRDKTSAQLAVMFLPMVKKVTDRSDLSAKYNSAMGQASNLGLASQQATVEDYVTQRALDGLFTMIAEEEKAIRRDPIGTGNKIIGKVFGALR, from the coding sequence ATGTCCATGCTCCCCCCAGCGAAGTCACTGCTATTCATGCTGTGCCTGTTCGCATCAAGTGCCATGGCAATCTCCCTCGACGATCTGTCAAACCAGGACGCCACTAATGGCTTGAAGGCAGCACTGGAAAAAGGGTCGCTTGCCGCGGTCGCCAAACTTGGGGTCCATAATGGTTTCCTGAACAACGACAAGGTCAAGATCCAGCTGCCGCCCATCCTCGAGCAGGCTCGCCCACTGCTGAAAATGACAGGCCGCGGACAACAACTTGATGAGCTGGTGGTTTCGATGAATCATGCGGCCGAGGCCGCCGTGCCGATGGCCAAACCGCTGTTGCTCAATGCCGTCAGGTCGATGTCAGTGGCCGATGCAAAGCAAATCCTGACTGGCGGCGATACCTCGGTGACAAATTTCTTCCGCGACAAAACGTCCGCCCAGCTCGCAGTGATGTTTTTGCCGATGGTGAAGAAGGTTACCGATCGCTCTGACCTGTCGGCGAAGTACAACAGCGCGATGGGCCAGGCATCCAACCTGGGCTTGGCGTCGCAGCAAGCGACCGTAGAAGACTACGTGACACAACGGGCGCTCGACGGCCTGTTTACGATGATTGCCGAAGAGGAAAAGGCGATTCGGCGCGACCCGATTGGCACCGGCAACAAAATCATCGGCAAGGTGTTCGGGGCCTTGCGTTGA
- a CDS encoding LysM peptidoglycan-binding domain-containing protein, producing MRRFIPLAMVFAVTACEKKQEAAQAPPSSPAAQTAPQAAPPPVTATERAQTAPQTPASKQTAPTTGQRSGSSGASGSSGASGSSADYIVTEGDTLSSIARKHGLNSQDIANWNNIEDPNRIRQGQTLRLTPR from the coding sequence ATGAGACGTTTTATCCCTCTTGCAATGGTGTTTGCTGTCACAGCTTGCGAGAAGAAGCAAGAAGCCGCGCAAGCCCCGCCGTCTTCTCCAGCCGCGCAAACCGCCCCTCAAGCGGCACCGCCGCCGGTAACCGCCACCGAACGGGCCCAAACCGCCCCCCAAACTCCGGCCTCTAAGCAAACTGCACCGACTACCGGACAACGTTCCGGCTCCTCGGGCGCTTCGGGCTCCTCGGGCGCTTCCGGGTCTTCCGCAGATTACATTGTGACCGAGGGTGATACGCTATCCAGCATCGCGCGAAAGCACGGCCTGAATTCTCAAGACATCGCAAACTGGAATAACATCGAAGATCCGAACCGAATCCGCCAAGGCCAGACACTCAGGCTGACACCAAGATAA
- a CDS encoding cupin domain-containing protein, which produces MSTVVEKHNLVRKPADQPDETRPFVDGMGRMQVYELGDLIVGKGEFEPGWKWSQHVKPIAGTDSCKAAHTGLILQGRMMVQMDDGSQVEYGPNDFFYMPPGHDAWIIGNERCVVIDVTGVAKYAKPH; this is translated from the coding sequence ATGAGCACCGTGGTCGAAAAACACAACTTGGTCCGCAAGCCTGCTGACCAGCCTGATGAAACTAGGCCGTTCGTGGACGGCATGGGAAGGATGCAAGTCTATGAATTGGGGGATCTCATTGTTGGCAAGGGGGAATTTGAGCCAGGCTGGAAATGGAGTCAGCATGTAAAACCGATTGCGGGAACCGATTCCTGTAAGGCTGCCCATACCGGTTTGATTCTTCAGGGCAGGATGATGGTGCAGATGGATGATGGTTCTCAGGTTGAGTACGGCCCTAACGATTTTTTCTATATGCCCCCTGGCCATGATGCATGGATCATCGGTAATGAGCGTTGCGTCGTTATTGATGTGACTGGCGTCGCAAAATATGCGAAACCGCATTGA
- a CDS encoding alpha/beta fold hydrolase has protein sequence MPYVTSDGVSIHYEVKGQGSPVLLLAGLAGVGASWGPQIELFAEHHLVIEPDHRGTGASEHTARDMTITQHARDMARVIEAVGCGPVHLVGSSTGGAIAQLLAINHRELLRSATIISSIARADAFYRRQFDMRRRMLTDSGLRASTEANALFLFDPKFIREHPEQVQAWVDASSAGTFEPEIGFARIDMIVGHDAFNDLQSIATPTLVLVGERDFCSPPYFSAELAERIPGAEFATLDGGHLIFLEKPVLLHDVVEAFIAKHER, from the coding sequence GTGCCATACGTAACGTCCGACGGTGTTTCGATCCACTACGAGGTCAAGGGCCAAGGTTCGCCTGTGCTTCTTCTGGCGGGGCTTGCGGGAGTTGGCGCATCCTGGGGCCCGCAGATCGAGCTATTCGCGGAGCATCACCTAGTGATCGAACCTGATCACCGCGGCACCGGCGCGTCCGAGCACACTGCACGCGACATGACGATTACGCAACACGCGCGGGACATGGCGCGGGTCATCGAGGCGGTCGGATGCGGGCCGGTCCATTTGGTCGGCTCCTCGACCGGGGGCGCCATCGCGCAGTTGCTGGCGATTAATCACCGCGAGCTATTGCGCAGCGCGACAATTATCTCGTCGATTGCACGCGCGGATGCGTTCTATCGTCGTCAGTTCGACATGCGGCGACGCATGTTGACCGATTCCGGCCTGCGCGCGTCCACCGAGGCAAACGCACTATTCCTCTTCGATCCGAAATTCATTCGCGAGCACCCGGAGCAGGTGCAGGCGTGGGTGGACGCTTCATCGGCTGGCACATTCGAACCGGAAATCGGCTTTGCCCGGATCGACATGATCGTAGGGCACGACGCCTTCAATGATCTTCAGTCGATCGCGACGCCGACGCTGGTACTGGTGGGCGAGCGCGACTTCTGCTCCCCGCCGTACTTCTCTGCGGAGCTAGCAGAGCGGATTCCGGGAGCCGAGTTTGCCACTCTGGACGGTGGTCATCTCATCTTCCTGGAGAAGCCGGTACTACTGCACGACGTTGTTGAAGCTTTCATCGCCAAGCATGAACGATGA